The Helicobacter sp. 11S03491-1 sequence AGAGATATTGTTGGAAATGTTCAATGCCCCACTCATATTGGAGTTATCCAAAGAGATAGTGTTAGTCCCTCCGGAGTTGGTGATGTTCCCTGAAATGATTGATCCGCCCGAAGCATTAATAGTGTTATTGGAGAGATTGATTTTTTTCTTCTAATAAAAAATATCTCTCAAGTTTAACTTCCAGATCTGATCTGGTTGTTTCTAATTCTTTGGCAATTGTATGAATCCCTTTAGTTTTATAAATCTCAGGATCGCTTAATTCCAGCTCTAAGGTTTTGATAGCATTTTCTAATCTTTCAATCTCAATAGGCAATCCTTCTAATTCTCTCAAATCTTTATAGCTTAGTTTGGTAGTTTTTTTAAAATTCCCATTGGAATCTTTTGAGTTGGCTCTTTCATTAGTATTTTTTGATCCTGTTTTTGTCTCTTTGCAAGCAGCTTCTAGAATCCTGTATTCTTGCAATTCTTTTTGTATATCCAGATATTGACTCCAATTTATATAACTTTCTTCACAAACTCCATTACCTTTAAATATCAATAACTTATGGGCAATTTTATCAACAAAATAACGATCATGACTGACAAAAATAAGAGCTCCTTGGAAATGCCGGAGATATTCTTCAAGCACATTAATTGTAGCAATATCCAGATCATTTGTAGGCTCATCAAGCAATAAACAATCGTATTTTTGGGCAAATAAAAGCGCCAAAGCCACGCGATTTTTCTCACCCCCACTTAAGAAAGCGATCTTTTTATCTAAAAATTCCTTAGGAAATAAAAAATTTTTCAGATAACCAAACACATGCATATTTTTCCCACTCACCTCAATATGATCCCCGCCATTAGGACAAAAAGTTTCTAATAAATTTTTATCCTCATCAAGCATAGCTCTATGCTGGTCAAAATAGCCAATTTTCATCTCTCCTTGTTTGATAATACCGCTATCTTGCTTGATCTCTCCGAGCAAAATCCTTAAAAATGTGGATTTCCCACTCCCATTTTTACCCACGATAGCGATTTTATCTTTTTGCAAAACTCTCAAAGAAAGATTTTGGATAAGAGGACGCCCCTGAATATATTTCACAAGATTTTCACATTCAAAAAGCATTTTTTTAGTATTTTTACCTTCATCCCGATTAAAATGTTTTTGTTCCCTCTCAAGCTCAAGACGCATTTTAGCAATCATACCGGGATTACTCTTAATTGTTTTTCGCATTTCTAATACCCTTGCCTTGCGCCCTTGATTACGCTTCCTTCTTGCTTGGACACCCTTTTGAAGCCATTGTTCTTCACTTTTGAGAAGTTTTAGAAGATGTTGGTGTTCTTTGGTAAGATGACTTAAAATTTCTTCCTTTTTTTGTAAATAATTACTATAGCCCCCCTCAAAATCTCTCAGTCTCCCCTCATCAATCTCTACAACCCTGTGGGCAAGGGTTTCGATAAAATATCTATCATGACTAATAAATACGACGCTACCTTGAAGTAAGGCAAGGGTTTCCTCCAAAAACTCTACCATTTCAACATCTAAATGATTGGTTGGCTCATCAAGAATAAAAATATCTGCCGGCTTTAAAAGCATTCCGGATAAAGCTAAACGTTTTTGCTCTCCTCCACTAAGAGTATTTGCCAAACGATTGGCAATATCTGAGAGTTCAAATTTTTGTAAAATTTCTTCTACTTTATTGTCTAAATTCCATCCATGATGTTGTTCTATAAACTCTATAAGCTTTGCTTGTTCTTCTAACATTTCCTTACAAACACTATTTTTGGCCATTTGAGTATTTAAAAAAGCAAGTCTTTCATGAGCATTTTTGAGATCCTTGAGACTATCTTCACAAACATCTCTCACGCTCATAAAAGCATCAAAAACAGGATTTTGAGGCAAACTTAAGATTTTAATATTATTTTGGATAATACATTCGCCCTCATCAGGATCTAATTCTTGAGTTATTATCTTTAAAAGGGTAGATTTTCCACTCCCATTTTTACCCACGATAGCGATTTTTTCACCTTTGTTGATAGTAAAATTCACATCTTTTAAAACTATCTTATAGTCATATTGCTTGCAAATCCCCAATAAACTCACTAATGCCATTACTTTCCTTTAGAGATTAAAAAATAAAATCATACCAAAATATCAATCTTCTAAAATCTCATTGCATTTATTTCCATTTTTTTAATTTTTATCATAGAATTAAGCTTTTAATATAAGGACAAAAATGAATCCCCATCAATGGAATAAAATTGATACTCGATGGATGTTTGCACTTTTTGGTACTGCTGTGGGTGCAGGAATTTTATATCTCCCAATCGAAGCAGGAAAAGCAGGGATTTGGCCTATTATTATGATGTGTTTATTTGTTTTTCCTATGACTTTTCTAAGTCATAGAGCGCTAAGTCGTTTGGTGATTTCTGATTGTGATCCGCAAAAAGATATTACTCATGTTGTTGAAGAATATTTTGGAATAGGATTTGGAAAAATTTTAACAATACTTTATTTTATCT is a genomic window containing:
- the abc-f gene encoding ribosomal protection-like ABC-F family protein gives rise to the protein MALVSLLGICKQYDYKIVLKDVNFTINKGEKIAIVGKNGSGKSTLLKIITQELDPDEGECIIQNNIKILSLPQNPVFDAFMSVRDVCEDSLKDLKNAHERLAFLNTQMAKNSVCKEMLEEQAKLIEFIEQHHGWNLDNKVEEILQKFELSDIANRLANTLSGGEQKRLALSGMLLKPADIFILDEPTNHLDVEMVEFLEETLALLQGSVVFISHDRYFIETLAHRVVEIDEGRLRDFEGGYSNYLQKKEEILSHLTKEHQHLLKLLKSEEQWLQKGVQARRKRNQGRKARVLEMRKTIKSNPGMIAKMRLELEREQKHFNRDEGKNTKKMLFECENLVKYIQGRPLIQNLSLRVLQKDKIAIVGKNGSGKSTFLRILLGEIKQDSGIIKQGEMKIGYFDQHRAMLDEDKNLLETFCPNGGDHIEVSGKNMHVFGYLKNFLFPKEFLDKKIAFLSGGEKNRVALALLFAQKYDCLLLDEPTNDLDIATINVLEEYLRHFQGALIFVSHDRYFVDKIAHKLLIFKGNGVCEESYINWSQYLDIQKELQEYRILEAACKETKTGSKNTNERANSKDSNGNFKKTTKLSYKDLRELEGLPIEIERLENAIKTLELELSDPEIYKTKGIHTIAKELETTRSDLEVKLERYFLLEEKNQSLQ